GATTTTCTGGTGTTGGATGAAGGTGAAATTACGCTTCCTATGCTGGTTGAGGCGATCGCCCAAGGTAAAACTTCTGGTGTTTTCCGCGCTGGAGAAGAAAAGCCAGATGTCAGCACTTCGCCCATTCCGCGTTATGACCTACTGGATTTCAAGGCTTATAACGAGATGTCGGTGCAATTCTCGCGTGGGTGTCCGTTCCAGTGCGAGTTTTGCGACATCATTGTGCTGTATGGACGCAAGCCTCGTACCAAAACTCCAGCCCAGCTGATTGCTGAAGTGCAAACCCTCTATGACCTAGGCTGGCGGCGAGCGATCTTTATGGTCGATGACAACTTCATTGGCAACAAGCGCAATGTCAAGCTGCTGCTACGTGAACTTGGCTCTTGGATGGCAGCCCACAACTATCCGTTCCGTCTCGCCACTGAAGCCTCGATCGATCTAGCTCAAGACCAAGAGCTACTGGATTTGATGATTGATGCCAATTTTGGTTCTGTGTTTATTGGCATTGAAACGCCAGATACAGATAGTTTGGCACTGACTCACAAATTTCAAAATACCCGCAACTCGTTGGTGGAGTCTGTACAAACCATTAACCGAGCGGGTTTAAATGTGATGGCTGGGTTTATCCTCGGCTTTGATGGTGAGAAGCCAGGGGCGGGGCAGCGCATCATCGATTTTGTCGAGGCTACCGCGATTCCGAAGGCGATGTTTGGGTTGCTCCAGGCACTTCCTAACACAGCCCTCTGGAACCGACTAGAAAAAGAAGGTCGGATGCTAGAGGCCAACAAAGAAACCCAGGGCCACCAAATGGCGCTGACCAACTTTATCCCCACCCGTCCGGTAGAAGAGTTGGCGCGTGAGTACCTGAGTTGTTTTTGGGAGCTGTACGAACCCAGTCGCTATCTATCGCGGGTCTATCGCAACTTCATCCAGCAAAAGCCATCGCCCCACAAGGTGCCATTTCGCATGTTAGAACTGGTGGAAATCCGGGCTGTGTTCACCATTTTCTGGAGGCAGGGCATCAAACGCAGCACTCGTTGGCAGTTTTGGCGGCAGCTCTTTGCGATTCTGCGGCACAATCCCAGCGTCTTTGTCCCATATATGAGCAATTGTGCTCTGAGTGAGCATTTCTTGGAGTACCGTCAAACGGTGCGGGACGAAATCGAAGCTCAATTAGCAGAGTACTTAGCTGCTGAGTCAAAGTTGCAGGCTCAAAATGCAAAATCAGCCGTCACCGCTAACATGAACGCGATCGCCAGCTAAATCGCCAGCCAACCTTAACTCTCCACTTTCGCCCGGTTTCTGAAAGCTTTTCTGGAAAAAGTAAATAATCGTCCAGCAGTTCGCCCAAGCTTTTCTGACCGGGCACTTAACTTGTGAGGCTAAATTTAAATGCGAGTTTTACTCCTCTATCCGCTGTTCCCCAAAAGCTTTTGGTCGTTTGAAAAAACTCTAGAACTCGTCGATCGCAAAGTCTTGCTGCCACCTTTAGGGTTAGTGACCGTAGCAGCCATTTTGCCTCAAGAATGGGAATATAAGCTGGTCGATCGCAATGTCCGCGCTGTCACAGAAGACGAATGGGCTTGGGCTGACTTGGTAATTCTCTCCGCCATGATTGTGCAGAAAGAGGATTTCTTGGTCCAAATTCAAGAAGCCAAACGCCGAGGTAAACCAGTGGCTGTGGGTGGCCCTTACCCAACTGCCTTGCCGGAAGAGGCCCAAGCGGCTGATTACTTGATCTTGGATGAAGGCGAGATTACCTTGCCACTCTTTATTGAGGCGATCGCGCGTGGCGAAACCAAAGGGGTGTTCCGTTCGGACGGCATCAAACCCGATGTCACCACAACGCCAGTGCCTCGATTTGAACTGCTCGACTTCAGCGCCTACGACAGCATGGCAGTGCAGTTCTCGCGTGGTTGCCCGTTCCAGTGCGAATTTTGCGACATCATTGTCCTTTACGGACGCAAACCCCGCACCAAGGCACCGCAACAACTCCTAGCCGAGCTGAACTACCTCTACGAACTCGGCTGGGATCGCAGCATCTTCATGGTGGATGACAACTTCATTGGTAACAAACGCAATGTGAAGTTGTTTCTCAAAGAATTGAAGACTTGGATGGAGGAGCACCAGTATCCCTTCTCCTTCTTTACGGAAGCTTCGGTAGACTTGGCCCAAGACCCAGAAATGATGGAGTTGATGGTGGAGTGCAACTTCACCGCCGTCTTCCTCGGCATCGAGACCCCAGACGAAGACAGCCTAGCCCTGACCCAGAAATTTCAAAACACCCGCGACTCTCTCAGCGAGGCAGTTGAATCCATCACCAGAGTGGGTCTGCGCGTCATGGCTGGATTTATTATCGGCTTTGACAACGAAAAACCGGGTGCAGGCGATCGCATCGTCCAATTCGTCGAGAAAACTGCCATCCCCACTGCGTTGTTTAGTATGTTGCAAGTCCTACCCGACACGGCCCTGTGGCATCGCTTGAAAAAAGAAGGGCGTTTAGGAGATGAAACAGGCAACATCAACCAAACCACGTTGATGAACTTCGTTCCTACTCGTCCCTTAGAAGACATTGCTCGCGAATACATGCATGCCTTTTCCGAGCTTTACGAACCGCACAAATTCCTCGATCGCGTGTACCGCCACCACTTGATCATGGGATCGCCCAAATTTAAGGCTCCCAGCAAAATGCCAAGTTGGGTAGATGTTCGCGCTTTACTCACCGTCTGCTGGCAACAAGGCGTTGTCCGGAGTACCCGCTTCCAGTTCTGGCGCAACCTTTGGAATATTTTCAAACATAATCCCAAAGTTTGGGATCGCTACCTAACCGTCTGTGCCCACAACGAACACTTTAGCGAATACCGCCAAATTGTTTGCGACGAAATCGAAGCCCAACTCACCGAATATCTGGCTGCTAAAGCAGAGACACAAAAAACTGCCCAAACTGTTGCGCCTAAAGTTAACGCGATCGCTGGCTAGAAGGAGGGGTGAGGGATGAAGGATGAAAGGGAAAGGATAAAAAAATCCAAGTCTCGAAACCCTTACATTTAAACTTTCTGGAGTGGGTCTGGGGGATGCAGCCGTCCCTCAGCGGGGGTTTGGGGGCAGGTGCCCCCAAGGCTCGTCTCTAGATCAACTTGACAGCCTTCAAGCCAAAAAACAAACCAAGAGCCGCAGCATAAAACAAACCGACCACTACCACGTAAGAAATCACACCAGACATTGACAATTCTCCACAAAAGCCCAACAAAACTATTGAATCATTTAGTGGAGTAGAATACAGCCCACGGGCATTTGTTAATCGGGGCAGAACGAAACCAATGAAGTCTGTAATTCCTGTCGAATTACCACAACAGTCTTATGATATTGCGATCGCATCCGGTGGTCTGGAGCAGCTAGGAAACTGGCTCATCGGGCATGGCGCACAGCCACTCAAATTAGGCAAAAAAATTCTCCTCGTTTCTAGCCCCCCGATTTTTAAGCATTACGGAACCCAAGCGATCGCCTCCCTCCAGCAAGCAGGCTTTACCGTTGCTCAGTGCATCTTGCCAGCCGGAGAACGCTACAAAACTCCCGCATCTCTACAAAAAATCTACGACGTAGCCCTAGAAAACCGTCTAGAACGCTCCTCTACCATTCTCGCTTTAGGAGGGGGCGTCATTGGTGATATGGCGGGATTTGCCGCTGCGACTTGGCTCCGAGGCATCAACTTTGTGCAAGTCCCCACAACCCTACTCGCAATGGTCGATGCTTCCATTGGTGGCAAAACTGGCGTCAACCATCCCCACGGCAAAAACCTAATCGGCGCGTTCCATCAACCCAAATTAGTCTTAATCGATCCTCAAGTGCTCAAAACTCTGCCAGCCAGAGAATTTCGAGCAGGGATGGCCGAGGTAATCAAATACGGCATTATTTGGGATGCCGAGCTGTTTGAAAAACTAGAGCAAAGCCAACGGCTCGATCAACTGCGCTACATCAGCGACGAACTACTGCAAGAAATCTTGATTCGCTCCTGCCAAGCTAAAGCCCACGTCGTGAGCAAAGACGAAAAAGAAGCAGGCCTACGAGCTATCCTCAACTATGGTCACACCATCGGCCATGCAGTCGAGAGTTTAACCGGGTACAAAGTGGTTAATCATGGCGAAGCAGTCGCGATCGGGATGGTGGCAGCAGGCCAAATCGCGGTGACGTTAGGCATGTGGGATTCAGCTTCAAGCGATCGCCAACTCGCCTTAATTGAGAAAACTGGCCTCCCTACCAAACTGCCAGAGGGATTGGATATTGAGGCGATCGCGGATAGCCTGCAAAGCGATAAGAAAGTCCAAGACGGTCGGGTGCGGTTCATTTTGCCCACCCAAATCGGCTCTGTTACCATTACTGACTCAGTCCCAGCGGACGTGATTCGGCAAGTCCTCCGCGACATGCAATAGACCTAACCCATACAGAACAATGAGTTACTTCCGTCCTAGCGTTGATGCGATGACTGGCTACCAACCTGGTGAACAGCCAGCCGCAGGCGTCAAAGTTATTAAGCTCAACACCAACGAAAATCCCTATCCTCCCTCTGAAGCTGCCCTGCAAGTTTTGCGTGGCTTTGATGGTGAGTTGTTGCGGCGCTACCCTCACCCCATGGCCGATTCGTTCCGTCACGCGGCTAGCCAGGTGTTAGGCGTTCCCCACGATTGGATTTTGGCAGGCAACGGCAGTGATGACATTCTGAACTTGCTAGTGCGGGCTTGTACCGAAGGCGATCGCACAATCGTCTACCCCACCCCCACCTATGTTTTGTACGAAACGTTAGCGGAAATTCAAGACACGAAGGTGCTTGAGGTTCCCTACGATGACGATTACAACCTCCCCGTCAAAAAACTGATTGAGGCAAACGGGGCGATCACGTTTATCGCTTCGCCCAATAGCCCCTCTGGAACGTTGGTTCCTTTAGATTCGCTCAGCAAGTTAGCCAGCCATCTGTCTGGAGTGCTGGCGATCGATGAAGCCTATGTCGATTTTGCCGGCTACAGTGCTTTAGAGCTGGTGAAAGAGCACGACAACGTGATTGTGCTACGAACCTTCTCTAAGGGCTATTCCTTGGCAGGTTTGCGGCTAGGTTTTGGAGTTGCCAATCCAGAATTACTATCGGGGCTGATTAAGGTCAAAGATAGCTACAACGTGGATGCAGTGGCCTGTGCAGTGGGAGCAGCCGCGATCGCCGACCAAGCGCACAAAAACGCCAGTGCCGAACGAGTAAAAGCCTCTCGCGCTAAACTCACCGCTGACCTCACCCAACTAGGCTTTAAAGTCGGGCCTTCCCAAGCCAATTTTGTTCTAGCTCAAGCTCCCGACAACAAAGCAGGCGCTCTCTATCAAGCCCTGAAAGAACGGGGTATTCTAGTGCGCTACTTTAATCAACCTCGCCTCGACGA
This region of Trichocoleus desertorum NBK24 genomic DNA includes:
- a CDS encoding B12-binding domain-containing radical SAM protein produces the protein MRVLLLYPLFPKSFWSFEKTLELVDRKVLLPPLGLVTVAAILPQEWEYKLVDRNVRAVTEDEWAWADLVILSAMIVQKEDFLVQIQEAKRRGKPVAVGGPYPTALPEEAQAADYLILDEGEITLPLFIEAIARGETKGVFRSDGIKPDVTTTPVPRFELLDFSAYDSMAVQFSRGCPFQCEFCDIIVLYGRKPRTKAPQQLLAELNYLYELGWDRSIFMVDDNFIGNKRNVKLFLKELKTWMEEHQYPFSFFTEASVDLAQDPEMMELMVECNFTAVFLGIETPDEDSLALTQKFQNTRDSLSEAVESITRVGLRVMAGFIIGFDNEKPGAGDRIVQFVEKTAIPTALFSMLQVLPDTALWHRLKKEGRLGDETGNINQTTLMNFVPTRPLEDIAREYMHAFSELYEPHKFLDRVYRHHLIMGSPKFKAPSKMPSWVDVRALLTVCWQQGVVRSTRFQFWRNLWNIFKHNPKVWDRYLTVCAHNEHFSEYRQIVCDEIEAQLTEYLAAKAETQKTAQTVAPKVNAIAG
- a CDS encoding B12-binding domain-containing radical SAM protein — its product is MRVLLLYPLFPRSFWSFDKALELIGRKVSLPPLGLITVAAILPQTWEFRLVDRNVRLETEADWNWAELVIISGMIVQKPDMLHLIQQAKQRGKLVAVGGPYVTSVPDAAQAAGADFLVLDEGEITLPMLVEAIAQGKTSGVFRAGEEKPDVSTSPIPRYDLLDFKAYNEMSVQFSRGCPFQCEFCDIIVLYGRKPRTKTPAQLIAEVQTLYDLGWRRAIFMVDDNFIGNKRNVKLLLRELGSWMAAHNYPFRLATEASIDLAQDQELLDLMIDANFGSVFIGIETPDTDSLALTHKFQNTRNSLVESVQTINRAGLNVMAGFILGFDGEKPGAGQRIIDFVEATAIPKAMFGLLQALPNTALWNRLEKEGRMLEANKETQGHQMALTNFIPTRPVEELAREYLSCFWELYEPSRYLSRVYRNFIQQKPSPHKVPFRMLELVEIRAVFTIFWRQGIKRSTRWQFWRQLFAILRHNPSVFVPYMSNCALSEHFLEYRQTVRDEIEAQLAEYLAAESKLQAQNAKSAVTANMNAIAS
- the petL gene encoding cytochrome b6-f complex subunit PetL — protein: MSGVISYVVVVGLFYAAALGLFFGLKAVKLI
- the aroB gene encoding 3-dehydroquinate synthase, translated to MKSVIPVELPQQSYDIAIASGGLEQLGNWLIGHGAQPLKLGKKILLVSSPPIFKHYGTQAIASLQQAGFTVAQCILPAGERYKTPASLQKIYDVALENRLERSSTILALGGGVIGDMAGFAAATWLRGINFVQVPTTLLAMVDASIGGKTGVNHPHGKNLIGAFHQPKLVLIDPQVLKTLPAREFRAGMAEVIKYGIIWDAELFEKLEQSQRLDQLRYISDELLQEILIRSCQAKAHVVSKDEKEAGLRAILNYGHTIGHAVESLTGYKVVNHGEAVAIGMVAAGQIAVTLGMWDSASSDRQLALIEKTGLPTKLPEGLDIEAIADSLQSDKKVQDGRVRFILPTQIGSVTITDSVPADVIRQVLRDMQ
- the hisC gene encoding histidinol-phosphate transaminase — protein: MSYFRPSVDAMTGYQPGEQPAAGVKVIKLNTNENPYPPSEAALQVLRGFDGELLRRYPHPMADSFRHAASQVLGVPHDWILAGNGSDDILNLLVRACTEGDRTIVYPTPTYVLYETLAEIQDTKVLEVPYDDDYNLPVKKLIEANGAITFIASPNSPSGTLVPLDSLSKLASHLSGVLAIDEAYVDFAGYSALELVKEHDNVIVLRTFSKGYSLAGLRLGFGVANPELLSGLIKVKDSYNVDAVACAVGAAAIADQAHKNASAERVKASRAKLTADLTQLGFKVGPSQANFVLAQAPDNKAGALYQALKERGILVRYFNQPRLDDKLRITVGTEEQNQALISALTELFA